One genomic region from Terasakiella sp. SH-1 encodes:
- a CDS encoding NahK/ErcS family hybrid sensor histidine kinase/response regulator has protein sequence MDERLKSLQEENEALKQRVSELEQRDELYTLAMEVPNEGLWDWNPVTKELLISSRLMETLGHTGESKFTTTYEWLDWVHPEDIAGYEQKVTEHLKGLTDFFEWEYRVCDTKGQYHWVLARGKALRDENGIAYRMVGSVGDITKRHIAEEQLQQAHDLLEDRVAKRTSELTRVNKVLNEEINERKIIEKELKLAKEEAERAHQSKNKYLAAASHDLLQPLNAARILIATLQERPLTPDNMSLVNRTHIAMEAAEELLIDLLDIAKLDAHKMSVDLQKSAASRLLNSLYDELKPIAKRSNVSLKIIPCSAGYFSDTRLLGRILRNFLNNAIRHASGGRVLLGCRRYGDFLRFEVWDTGCGIPQNKLHEIFQEFHQLKAHPHEISETGVGLGLAIVERIAKMLDLKINVRSQLGKGSVFSVEVPYCPVEPQSAPAIPVDVVSDLSGKEFLVVDNESAITHSMSDLLHQWGAVPYCALSLRTALTELDHNRLKPDALLVDYHLEDNETGIEVIDAIKKRLGHDIPAALITADRSPELANLCKELGVRLLNKPIKPAKLRALLSYLVKDA, from the coding sequence ATGGATGAACGTCTAAAATCGCTTCAGGAAGAAAATGAAGCCTTAAAACAGCGGGTATCCGAACTCGAACAACGAGATGAGCTTTACACACTGGCGATGGAAGTCCCCAACGAAGGGTTGTGGGACTGGAACCCGGTGACAAAAGAGCTGCTTATTTCCTCACGCCTGATGGAAACTTTAGGCCATACAGGTGAATCAAAGTTCACAACAACCTATGAATGGCTGGACTGGGTTCATCCCGAAGATATTGCAGGCTATGAACAAAAAGTCACCGAGCACCTTAAGGGGCTGACCGACTTTTTTGAATGGGAATACCGTGTTTGCGATACCAAAGGCCAATATCACTGGGTCTTGGCACGAGGCAAAGCCTTACGCGATGAAAATGGCATCGCCTATCGCATGGTAGGTTCTGTTGGTGACATCACCAAACGACATATCGCAGAAGAACAATTACAACAAGCCCATGACCTGCTGGAAGACCGTGTGGCGAAACGAACTTCCGAACTTACACGGGTTAATAAGGTTCTGAACGAGGAAATCAATGAACGTAAAATCATTGAAAAAGAACTTAAACTTGCCAAAGAAGAAGCTGAACGCGCCCATCAAAGTAAAAATAAATATCTCGCAGCGGCCAGCCACGACCTGCTGCAACCCCTTAATGCCGCCCGTATTTTAATTGCAACCTTACAGGAACGCCCGCTGACCCCAGACAATATGTCACTGGTTAATCGCACCCATATTGCCATGGAAGCTGCTGAAGAACTGCTGATTGATCTGCTGGACATTGCCAAGCTGGATGCCCATAAAATGTCTGTCGATCTGCAAAAAAGTGCTGCCAGCCGTTTACTGAACTCTCTTTATGATGAATTAAAACCCATCGCCAAGCGATCCAATGTCAGCTTAAAAATTATACCTTGTTCTGCGGGGTATTTCAGCGACACCCGTCTGCTGGGGCGTATTTTGCGCAATTTCCTGAACAACGCCATTCGTCATGCCAGCGGTGGCCGGGTGTTATTGGGCTGTCGCCGTTACGGTGATTTCTTGCGTTTTGAAGTCTGGGATACGGGCTGCGGTATTCCGCAAAATAAATTACATGAGATTTTCCAGGAATTTCACCAGCTCAAGGCGCATCCCCATGAGATCAGTGAAACAGGCGTCGGGCTCGGCCTCGCCATCGTTGAGCGAATTGCCAAAATGCTGGACCTCAAGATCAATGTACGCTCCCAACTGGGCAAAGGATCAGTCTTCAGTGTTGAAGTCCCTTATTGCCCGGTTGAACCCCAAAGCGCCCCTGCAATCCCGGTTGATGTGGTGAGCGACTTATCCGGTAAAGAATTTCTGGTGGTTGATAATGAAAGCGCGATCACCCATTCCATGTCAGACTTGCTGCATCAATGGGGGGCTGTGCCTTATTGCGCCTTGTCTTTACGCACAGCCCTGACGGAACTGGATCATAACCGCCTGAAACCAGATGCCCTTTTAGTTGACTATCACCTAGAAGATAACGAAACGGGCATTGAAGTCATTGACGCAATCAAGAAACGTTTGGGGCATGATATCCCCGCCGCCCTGATCACGGCGGATCGTTCTCCGGAACTGGCAAACCTGTGTAAGGAACTCGGTGTGCGCTTGCTCAACAAACCGATTAAACCTGCGAAACTTCGTGCGCTGTTGTCTTATCTGGTAAAAGACGCCTGA
- a CDS encoding M48 family metallopeptidase: MNATFLIAAFCVFALKLYLIFRQNQQLAQRPDESVMAVARLKILLGRECTDFILFTFCLLFMLDMLARKPLLEGGLITLGLACGVGFIRWVMFDLRLWLLMKKQGQAKDSFAHYSYKSAQRMGRAMMVAAPVLLVALLLIEQQSYAVLCFFIFFSLWAQQIVGPLFKARVFSELLPAQEQPLGGIQVFEDIESRNNTHANARAHAGFKEPFVVYTHGLKALLEKEEFLSVLAHEKGHILHHHHLKWVAYQGACLCLSFLMFITLVKMTGWEINSSSPILLAIVGYSYVDFLLMPFSSRLMHRFEFQADDQAACDMGAGVFVDALRKIIGQNLTPMRDDPLYSLFYSTHPSAQDRIRRLLPDKTTAHEVSQV, translated from the coding sequence ATGAACGCCACGTTTCTCATCGCGGCCTTTTGTGTCTTCGCCCTGAAACTCTATCTGATTTTTCGCCAAAACCAACAGCTCGCACAGCGCCCTGATGAAAGCGTCATGGCGGTGGCTCGCCTGAAAATATTGCTGGGGCGGGAATGTACGGATTTTATTCTTTTTACGTTTTGCCTGCTGTTTATGTTGGATATGTTAGCCCGTAAACCTCTTTTGGAAGGGGGGCTGATCACGCTTGGGCTTGCCTGTGGTGTTGGTTTTATTCGATGGGTGATGTTTGATCTGCGTCTATGGCTGTTGATGAAAAAGCAAGGACAGGCCAAAGACAGTTTTGCCCATTATAGCTATAAATCAGCCCAACGTATGGGGCGGGCTATGATGGTGGCTGCGCCTGTTTTACTGGTTGCCTTGCTGTTGATTGAACAGCAATCTTATGCGGTTTTATGTTTCTTTATCTTTTTTTCGCTTTGGGCACAGCAGATTGTGGGGCCATTGTTTAAGGCCCGTGTGTTTAGTGAACTTTTACCTGCACAGGAACAGCCTTTGGGAGGCATTCAAGTTTTTGAAGATATTGAAAGCCGCAATAACACCCATGCCAATGCCCGTGCCCATGCAGGTTTTAAAGAGCCGTTTGTTGTTTATACCCACGGCTTGAAAGCCTTATTGGAAAAGGAGGAATTCCTATCGGTTCTCGCCCATGAAAAAGGTCATATTCTTCATCACCATCACCTCAAATGGGTTGCCTATCAGGGGGCTTGTTTGTGCCTGTCTTTTTTAATGTTTATCACATTGGTGAAGATGACCGGTTGGGAGATTAACAGCTCTTCTCCGATTTTGTTGGCGATTGTGGGCTATTCATATGTGGACTTTTTACTGATGCCATTTTCCAGCCGATTAATGCACCGTTTTGAGTTTCAGGCGGATGATCAGGCGGCTTGCGATATGGGGGCTGGGGTTTTTGTTGACGCCTTAAGGAAAATTATCGGCCAGAATTTGACCCCCATGCGTGATGATCCGCTTTATTCCCTGTTTTACAGTACTCATCCCAGTGCACAGGACCGTATCAGGCGTCTTTTACCAGATAAGACAACAGCGCACGAAGTTTCGCAGGTTTAA